From the bacterium genome, one window contains:
- the greA gene encoding transcription elongation factor GreA — translation MFKKRIGKRLLSLTRRAQILLTPAAYQRLKKRLERLKKRERKKITEEIKEAQSFGDISENAEFEEARSRQALLEQEIAELKNILVQAKIVRRASNKGIITIGSKVKIQFGAQTQEYEIVGDREANPNEGKISYRSPWGQALLGKSRGEIAEIKTPKGIKKIKILEVK, via the coding sequence ATGTTCAAAAAAAGAATTGGCAAAAGATTACTCTCATTAACCCGCCGGGCACAAATCCTTTTGACCCCAGCCGCCTATCAGCGGCTTAAAAAAAGGCTGGAAAGACTCAAAAAACGAGAAAGAAAGAAAATTACTGAGGAGATAAAGGAAGCTCAATCATTTGGGGACATATCTGAAAATGCAGAGTTTGAGGAAGCCCGAAGCCGCCAGGCTTTATTGGAGCAAGAAATTGCTGAATTAAAAAATATCCTTGTACAAGCAAAAATTGTAAGACGAGCCTCTAATAAGGGAATTATTACTATTGGCTCCAAAGTCAAAATTCAGTTTGGCGCTCAAACTCAAGAATATGAAATTGTAGGCGACAGAGAAGCTAATCCTAATGAAGGAAAAATCTCTTACCGTTCTCCTTGGGGACAGGCTCTCTTAGGTAAAAGCAGGGGAGAAATCGCAGAAATCAAAACCCCAAAGGGAATTAAAAAAATAAAGATATTAGAAGTAAAATAA